A window from Drosophila kikkawai strain 14028-0561.14 chromosome 2L, DkikHiC1v2, whole genome shotgun sequence encodes these proteins:
- the Wdr81 gene encoding WD repeat-containing protein 81 — MEIMGDSEQIWPEIGIDPQHVCEAGVGEGRFQLICYKAWLQSLERHRRLTHFPSWPLLDRRAHPTGQLEHPWTRIVVQTYRKQPQRRVYPLPRIPGEGSSQDLPLSYSQAVSFVAHNNFRQLWEEAYRRYNGAHVKLCRAATSAPLAKPHPGQGQLQPHDVVLKELIQRVYHCPVLHCQADRGDSPTSIPQTADLSGSCHANILPALVAIESSTHFSVFFYPPALECSLYDCITFSPALLGRGYNKTLFVIYQILQLTKHLQAQGLFLGDLRLQHIVMRENLWLQILPRLQCNLLEEDPSAGGGDDMSPLTPLASEEVTGDLARDPRHQRLPSSSTMFDLRLAYDPAHFNLREYAEMWCSGQLSNFDYLTILNNACGRSLTNAAHHHIMPWVTDFSGRGGANWRDLTKSKYRLNKGDVHLDLMYAHASQHGAGEGSFQPLGDQAPHHVSDFLSEITYFVYMARRTPQSILCAHVRPIWVPAEYPVSIQRLQEWTPDECIPEFYSDPMIFKSIHEDLPDLELPAWATCPEDFICKHREALESQYVSERLHHWIDLNFGYKLSGKAAVKSKNVCLTLVDQHRNLSQRGIVQLFAQAHPPRRYATPWFNKTAPRLSQLYASPLKRLAKSTENLHTEMGAGSSHLSVRLGEDKGSNGSVHSSTANFYPVTNFIELPENYNPTLLLQNLETLEAFYARTFPQQRATANPEEKMISSDLLFEQNSADHSFTNQLFAASGEEIPAKSKNLLREEKRSCLQHLLSARRERDLQVLGCIIVELFAMQRLRPLLMGNGLSASFEARLSACRTVAKIHRQELPKLVRRVVRLLLQLEESGEGDQGLPLPPNPAQLVEPMFANLLLPFPSHYIAVYALVRSLHAFEANAVLLELQTHFSCRGGRECARYTEMDRQRVIFERKIAECKVMSCCAHLRRLLEPVAFAYEQFTPVELLLPHIIDLLRDERTSILTAWNLFDPIAQALGVVQTQQHLLQPLLKLYDVEGVGNSAEDGGVNNSGGHLRFSASSSFKSRKSVKLYHHSFLLRLIVRFGLRCFLQHFIAPLIEAVGGYKEPEQGNGYHYHSGGSRRTSKNLNFAAAEEEVDDQPPPSETKPDIEELFTFEEDQDRVSSHESKSIDSFDMRPSNTSAASAEEARESDGSPDKLVINELIYGARISPDKLSLRDGQTPPALIPPPLGPRSPTIEIPLCPTAAGGIRRSFQLSAIDCDIGSRKSVDSFDLISQAVEDQLPATTTTSALEAEPESTDSLQASVISRLSEAKAVQNNRISEMSAESLVWLSHRLGPVLTSRYITRNLLKLLSLCYVGQENLLPEMDDGHFSSSPEAANLNYFSIANARVAGDRSAARVLECLMSIAALYGESFLLLQYFPHISELIGLCSKRITGSLEGAIISSLQLLKYMVPCLTDASIMEHLQHILLDAILLPILRLLSSTNLQMPSGYLGRSLLARKFLDAIYALSVRLGSDMTREHLCQSLLCPFFLIFNKAFGLPNDFAADLANLSLTGAGGASQPERAMEELRDVFGPELAHTAYLTFLRFLGEANMKRSLTNLELVLTLCHEHEQPSGNGESKTQLSTSVSSGQDVDSVDATCEVAANSFGTQIVGNRLQVQARNNVELLDMVAYKLDQMPSTRHLKGNWLAYWRNETTRSEKDNQALNLKQIRLQSFVGHTNSVRAIYALDNENSFVSASKDKTVKLWSLRSEGDGRKTSACQFTYTTHKKSINSLSFLESLRYVVSCDSGVHLWDPFIGRPLGILDAPRHSAVTVVKCLPSHSPLVVAGTAESTVKMIDARSMEYVNEWRVCNAALPNATVRCLAVAPSGNWLAAGLSSGCIVQLDTRTGMVINSWRPMECDLLQLSAPSDQFLVSSALDHSLAVWHALDGIMHYQLKPPPEPAHFLQSVGSSLVYATTGNRVGVYADVAHSHAFNTITKLRSETFRGVLTSLAVLPLNRAFLAGNESGHIALLC, encoded by the exons ATGGAAATAATGGGTGACAGCGAGCAGATTTGGCCAGAGATCGGTATAGACCCGCAGCATGTGTGCGAGGCAGGCGTGGGCGAGGGTAGATTCCAGCTGATCTGCTACAAAGCCTGGCTGCAGTCCCTGGAACGCCACCGTCGCCTGACTCACTTTCCCAGCTGGCCGTTATTGGATCGACGGGCACATCCCACGGGCCAGCTGGAGCATCCTTGGACTCGGATAGTGGTACAGACGTATCGCAAGCAGCCGCAGCGCAGGGTATATCCCCTGCCCAGGATTCCTGGAGAAGGATCCAGTCAGGATTTGCCCCTTTCCTACTCGCAGGCAGTGTCCTTTGTGGCGCACAACAACTTCAGGCAGCTGTGGGAGGAGGCCTACAGGCGGTACAATGGCGCCCATGTCAAACTTTGCAGAGCAGCTACATCAGCGCCGCTAGCAAAGCCACATCCCGGCCAGGGGCAGCTTCAACCACATGATGTCGTCCTCAAGGAGCTCATTCAACGCGTCTACCATTGTCCCGTGTTGCACTGCCAGGCGGATCGTGGCGACTCCCCCACAAGCATTCCCCAGACAGCTGACTTATCGGGCAGCTGTCACGCCAACATCTTGCCCGCCCTGGTGGCCATCGAGTCATCCACCCACTTCAGCGTCTTCTTCTATCCGCCGGCTCTGGAATGCAGCCTCTATGATTGCATCACCTTCAGTCCAGCGCTGCTGGGAAGGGGCTACAACAAGACTCTGTTCGTGATCTACCAGATCCTGCAGCTGACGAAGCACCTCCAGGCTCAGGGCCTCTTCCTGGGCGACCTACGGCTGCAGCACATTGTGATGCGTGAGAATCTCTGGCTGCAGATACTACCGCGACTCCAGTGCAATCTTCTGGAGGAGGATCCATCAGCCGGAGGCGGCGATGACATGTCGCCACTGACGCCGCTGGCCAGCGAGGAAGTGACGGGAGATTTGGCGAGGGATCCACGACACCAGCGCCTGCCCTCCAGCAGCACCATGTTCGACCTGCGGCTAGCCTACGATCCCGCCCACTTCAACCTGCGCGAGTACGCGGAGATGTGGTGCAGTGGCCAGCTGTCCAACTTCGACTACTTGACCATCCTGAACAATGCGTGTGGCCGGAGTCTGACCAATGCCGCCCATCACCACATAATGCCCTGGGTAACCGACTTCAGTGGACGCGGCGGGGCCAACTGGCGGGACTTGACCAAGAGCAAGTATCGCCTGAACAAAGGTGACGTCCATCTTGATCTCATGTACGCCCATGCCAGCCAGCATGGAGCTGGAGAAGGCAGCTTTCAGCCCTTGGGCGATCAGGCGCCCCACCACGTCTCCGACTTCCTCTCCGAGATCACCTACTTCGTGTATATGGCAAGGAGAACGCCTCAGAGCATCCTGTGCGCCCATGTGCGCCCCATTTGGGTGCCGGCGGAGTATCCGGTGTCCATTCAGCGCCTGCAGGAGTGGACGCCGGACGAGTGCATACCCGAGTTTTACTCGGATCCCATGATCTTCAAGAGCATTCACGAGGATCTGCCGGATCTGGAGTTGCCCGCCTGGGCCACCTGCCCGGAGGACTTTATATGCAAGCACCGCGAGGCACTGGAGTCTCAGTATGTCAGCGAGCGACTTCATCACTGGATAGATCTCAACTTTGGCTACAAATTGAGTGGCAAGGCGGCGGTGAAGTCAAAGAATGTCTGCCTAACCCTGGTGGATCAGCACCGGAATCTCAGCCAGCGCGGCATTGTCCAGCTGTTCGCCCAGGCCCATCCACCGCGACGCTATGCCACCCCCTGGTTCAATAAGACAGCTCCCCGGCTGAGTCAACTGTACGCCAGTCCCTTGAAACGTTTGGCCAAAAGTACGGAAAATCTGCACACCGAAATGGGGGCCGGATCGTCCCATCTCTCTGTCCGGCTCGGTGAGGATAAAGGATCAAATGGATCGGTGCATAGCAGCACGGCCAACTTTTATCCGGTTACCAACTTTATTGAGCTGCCGGAGAACTACAATCCGACGCTGTTGCTGCAAAATCTGGAGACCCTGGAAGCGTTCTACGCGCGCACCTTTCCGCAACAGCGGGCAACCGCTAATCCCGAGGAGAAGATGATCAGTAGCGACCTCCTGTTCGAGCAGAACTCGGCGGATCATTCGTTTACTAATCAACTATTCGCCGCCAGCGGAGAGGAGATTCCCGCCAAGTCGAAGAATTTGTTGCGGGAGGAGAAAAGGAGTTGCCTGCAGCACTTGTTGAGTGCCAGAAGGGAGCGAGATCTGCAGGTTTTGGGCTGCATCATCGTGGAGCTCTTTGCTATGCAGCGCCTGCGTCCCCTCCTAATGGGCAATGGCCTGAGTGCCAGCTTTGAGGCTCGTCTTTCCGCGTGTCGCACCGTGGCCAAGATCCATCGCCAGGAACTGCCGAAACTAGTGCGCCGAGTGGTTCGTTTGCTGCTGCAACTAGAAGAGTCCGGTGAGGGAGATCAGGGTCTGCCACTGCCTCCGAATCCCGCACAGTTGGTGGAGCCCATGTTTGCCAATCTGCTGCTTCCCTTCCCAAGTCACTATATAGCTGTGTATGCTTTGGTGCGATCTCTGCACGCTTTCGAGGCGAACGCGGTGCTTCTGGAGCTGCAAACCCACTTTAGTTGCAGGGGCGGCAGGGAGTGTGCGCGGTACACGGAGATGGACCGCCAGCGGGTGATATTCGAGCGAAAGATAGCCGAGTGCAAGGTAATGTCCTGCTGCGCCCATCTCCGGCGGCTCCTCGAACCCGTTGCCTTTGCCTATGAACAGTTCACGCCTGTGGAGCTGCTCCTGCCGCACATCATCGATCTGCTGCGCGACGAACGAACTTCCATTTTGACCGCCTGGAACTTGTTTGACCCTATTGCCCAGGCCTTGGGCGTGGTCCAGACCCAACAGCATCTTCTCCAGCCACTGCTCAAGCTCTACGACGTTGAGGGAGTCGGTAACTCAGCGGAGGATGGCGGCGTCAATAACAGCGGCGGTCATTTGAGATTCTCGGCCAGCAGTTCGTTCAAATCGCGAAAATCTGTGAAGCTGTATCACCACAGTTTTCTGCTCCGCCTGATTGTGCGCTTTGGCCTCCGCTGCTTCCTGCAGCACTTCATAGCCCCGCTCATCGAGGCTGTTGGTGGCTACAAGGAGCCAGAGCAGGGGAACGGCTACCACTACCACAGTGGCGGCAGCAGGAGGACCAGCAAGAATCTCAACTTTGCCGCTGCGGAGGAGGAGGTCGACGACCAACCACCGCCATCGGAAACAAAACCGGACATCGAGGAGCTGTTTACGTTTGAGGAGGATCAGGACCGCGTGTCCAGTCACGAGAGCAAGTCTATCGACTCCTTTGACATGCGGCCGAGTAACACCAGTGCGGCCAGTGCGGAGGAGGCTCGAGAATCGGACGGATCGCCGGATAAACTGGTGATTAATGAACTTATTTACGGCGCCAGAATATCCCCGGATAAGCTCTCCCTGCGTGATGGCCAAACGCCGCCTGCTCTGATCCCCCCACCGCTGGGGCCACGCTCACCCACCATCGAGATCCCATTGTGTCCCACTGCGGCCGGTGGCATCCGTCGCAGCTTCCAGCTAAGCGCCATTGACTGCGACATTGGCTCCCGGAAGAGTGTGGACAGCTTCGACCTGATCAGTCAAGCGGTGGAGGATCAGTTACCTGCTACAACAACGACGTCGGCGTTGGAGGCCGAACCGGAGTCCACCGACTCCCTGCAGGCATCGGTCATATCGCGCCTCTCGGAAGCAAAGGCCGTCCAGAACAACCGCATCAGCGAGATGAGCGCCGAGAGTCTGGTGTGGCTCTCGCATCGTCTGGGCCCAGTGCTGACCTCTCGCTATATAACCAGGAATCTGCTGAAGCTACTCTCTCTGTGCTATGTGGGCCAAGAGAACCTTTTGCCAGAGATGGACGATGGCCACTTCAGCTCCTCCCCAGAGGCGGCCAATCTCAACTACTTCAGCATAGCAAACGCTAGGGTGGCGGGCGATCGAAGTGCGGCTCGAGTCCTGGAGTGTCTCATGTCCATAGCGG CTCTCTACGGCGAAAGCTTCCTCCTGCTTCAGTACTTCCCGCACATCAGCGAGCTGATTGGGCTCTGCTCCAAGCGGATCACTGGCAGCCTGGAGGGTGCCATCATCAGTTCGCTGCAGCTGCTCAAGTACATGGTGCCGTGTCTGACCGATGCCAGCATCATGGAGCACCTGCAGCACATCCTGCTGGACGCCATTCTGCTGCCAATTCTGCGTCTGCTGAGCTCAACGAATCTCCAGATGCCGAGTGGCTATCTGGGGCGGTCACTGCTAGCGCGCAAGTTCCTGGACGCAATCTATGCTCTGAGTGTTCGCCTCGGATCGGATATGACGCGGGAGCATCTCTGCCAGTCGCTCCTCTGTCCCTTCTTTCTGATCTTCAACAAGGCCTTTGGACTGCCCAATGATTTTGCCGCCGATCTGGCCAATCTTTCGCTGACGGGTGCAGGAGGAGCTTCGCAGCCGGAACGTGCTATGGAGGAGTTAAGAGATGTCTTTGGTCCCGAGTTGGCGCACACCGCCTATCTGACGTTCTTGCGTTTCCTGGGCGAGGCCAACATGAAGAGGTCGCTGACCAATCTGGAACTCGTGCTGACCCTGTGCCACGAACACGAACAACCCAGTGGAAATGGTGAAAGCAAAACCCAATTGTCCACCAGTGTGAGTTCCGGACAGGATGTGGATTCGGTAGATGCCACCTGCGAAGTGGCTGCCAACAGTTTTGGCACCCAGATCGTTGGTAATCGCCTGCAGGTCCAGGCCCGGAACAACGTGGAGCTGCTCGACATGGTGGCCTACAAGCTGGACCAGATGCCCAGCACACGGCACTTGAAGGGCAACTGGCTTGCCTATTGGCGAAACGAGACCACGCGCAGCGAGAAGGACAACCAGGCGCTCAATCTCAAGCAGATACGACTGCAGTCCTTTGTGGGCCACACCAACTCCGTGAGAGCCATCTACGCCCTGGACAATGAGAACAGCTTCGTGTCCGCGTCCAAGGACAAGACCGTCAAGCTTTGGTCGCTGCGCAGCGAGGGAGATGGCCGGAAGACCAGCGCCTGCCAGTTCACCTATACGACGCACAAGAAGTCTATCAATTCGCTCAGCTTCCTGGAGTCCCTCCGCTATGTGGTGTCCTGCGATTCAGGAGTACACCTGTGGGATCCGTTTATCGGGCGACCACTGGGCATACTGGATGCGCCGCGACACAGTGCCGTGACCGTGGTCAAATGCCTGCCTTCGCATTCCCCGCTGGTTGTCGCCGGCACAGCCGAGTCCACGGTGAAGATGATCGATGCCAGGAGCATGGAGTATGTCAACGAGTGGAGGGTGTGCAATGCTGCTCTGCCCAATGCCACTGTGCGTTGTCTGGCGGTGGCTCCCTCTGGCAATTGGCTGGCGGCTGGACTCTCCTCCGGCTGCATAGTCCAGCTGGACACACGTACCGGCATGGTGATCAACTCCTGGCGTCCAATGGAGTGCGATCTGCTGCAGCTGTCGGCGCCGAGTGATCAGTTCCTGGTGAGCTCCGCATTAGATCATTCCCTGGCCGTTTGGCATGCCCTGGATGGCATCATGCACTACCAGCTCAA aCCTCCGCCGGAACCCGCTCATTTTCTGCAAAGCGTGGGCTCCTCTTTGGTCTACGCCACCACCGGCAACCGGGTGGGCGTCTATGCGGATGTAGCCCATTCCCATGCCTTCAACACGATCACCAAGCTGCGTTCGGAGACCTTCCGCGGCGTCTTAACCTCGCTGGCCGTCCTGCCCCTGAATCGAGCCTTCCTTGCCGGCAACGAGAGCGGTCACATTGCGCTGCTCTGTTAG